A genomic region of Capsicum annuum cultivar UCD-10X-F1 unplaced genomic scaffold, UCD10Xv1.1 ctg1490, whole genome shotgun sequence contains the following coding sequences:
- the LOC107875655 gene encoding calmodulin-7, producing MAEQLTDDQISEFKEAFSLFDKDGDGCITTKELGTVMRSLGQNPTEAELQDMINEVDADGNGTIDFPEFLNLMARKMKDTDSEEELKEAFRVFDKDQNGFISAAELRHVMTNLGEKLTDEEVDEMIREADVDGDGQINYEEFVKVMMAKKGIWAADTPRYSKKERSISRSSGVKKWLCCCR from the exons ATGGCGGAGCAGCTGACTGATGATCAGATCTCTGAGTTCAAAGAAGCCTTCAGTCTCTTTGATAAAGATGGAGATG GTTGCATCACAACTAAGGAACTTGGAACTGTTATGCGGTCTTTGGGGCAGAACCCAACCGAGGCTGAGCTTCAAGACATGATCAATGAAGTTGATGCTGATGGAAATGGGACCATTGATTTCCCAGAGTTCCTTAACCTGATGGCTCGCAAGATGAAGGACACTGATTCCGAGGAGGAGCTCAAGGAAGCTTTCAGAGTGTTTGACAAGGATCAGAATGGATTCATCTCCGCAGCTGAGCTTCGTCATGTCATGACAAACCTAGGAGAGAAGCTTACAGATGAAGAGGTTGATGAGATGATTCGTGAAGCTGATGTGGATGGCGATGGGCAGATCAACTACGAGGAGTTCGTCAAGGTTATGATGGCCAA AAAAGGAATATGGGCTGCAGACACTCCACGATACAGCAAAAAAGAGAGGAGTATCAGTAGAAGTAGTGGAGTGAAAAAATGGTTATGTTGTTGTCGCTAG